CAGCCCCGAACCGCTTGGCCTGCGCTTTCATGTTGTTGATGAGGTCGGGACCGCCGATCCCCTCCGGGAACCCGGGGTAGTTCTCGACGTCAGTGGTCAGTGTCAGTTGTCCGCCCGGTTCGTCGCCTTCCAGGACGAGCGGGTCGTTGTTCGCGCGCGCTGCGTAGATCCCGGCCGTCAGACCGGCGATGCCCGTGCCGGCGATGACGAGCCGGCGACGGTTGGCCTCCCCAGACATGACCGGAGGTACTGCCGGCCGCGATTTGTACCTTGTGTTGCCGGCACGCTGCAAGCGAAAACAGCCGAACGCCGGCTCCGAACGGCCGACCTCGTCGTCGCGCGGCGGGTGAAGTGGGACGGGAGCCACCTGCATCGAATCCCGTACTTGTCGGTGTGTTCGACGAGACGTTCGACATGCTGGGGTACCGAATCGTTTCGAGGTGCGTGGCCACTCCGCGATATCGGCACCAATTGCCGGAGCCATGGGAGACGGTCACCTGCCGCAGACCGAGGACGGTCTAACAAGCTTGATATTCCCCGAGAGTCCAGTTTCGAGGTATGCCCAACGGACACGGCAGCGACTTTTCGGCAGCCCTGGAGGGGAACAGCGATGCGTAACGCCAAGATCGTCTGTACGCTCGGCCCGGCCTCGGATTCGCTGGCGGGGATCACCGACCTCGCAGAGGCCGGCATGTCGGTCGCCCGACTCAACGCCAGCCACGGCTCGCCCGAGGAACGCCGGGAGACCATCGCCCGGGTTCGCGAGGTCGACCAGCAGGTCGACCACCCCGTCGCCGTCATGCACGACATCCCCGGCCCCGAAGTCCGGACCGCCGACATCGACGAACCCATCCACCTGGCAGCCGATTCCCGCGTCCGCTTCTACCAGGGCGACGACGCCACCCCCGACGCGGTCGGGCTCTCGCTCGACATCTCCGCCGTCGAACCGGGCGACCGCGTCCTGCTCGACGACGGCCGCATCGAAACCACCGTCGAGGACGTCGACGGCTCGGACGTCTACGCCCGCGTCGAAAACGGCGGTGACCTGCAAGCCCGCAAGGGCGTCAACATCCCCGGCGTCGAACTCGGCCTCCCCACCGTCACCGAAAAGGACCGCCAGGAACTCAAAGTCGCCGCCGAAGAACAAGTCGATCTTGTCGCCGCCTCGTTCGTCCGGGACGGCGCCGACATCCGCGAAATCGCCGACACCCTCAACGAGTTCGGCGCCGACATCCCCATCGTCGCCAAGATCGAACGCGCCGGCGCCGTCCAAAACCTCGACAGCATCATCGACGAAGCCTACGGCATCATGGTCGCCCGCGGCGACCTCGGCGTCGAACTTCCCCTTGAGGTCGTTCCACTCTATCAAAAGCGGATCATCCGCAAGTGCAACGAGGCGGGCGTGCCCGTCATCACCGCCACCGAAATGCTCGACTCGATGGTCGAGGCCCGCCGCCCCACCCGCGCCGAAGCCTCCGACGTCGCCAACGCCGTCCTCGACGGCACCGACGCGGTCATGCTCTCGGGCGAAACCGCCATCGGCGACCACCCCGCCCGCGTCGTCGACACCATGGCCAGCATCGTCGAAGAGGTCGAACACAGCGAGGAGTACGAAACCGTCCGCGAACAGCGGATTCCAAAAGCGGAAGACACTCGGGCCGACGCGCTGGCCCACGCCGCGCGCTTCCTCGCCGAGGACGTCGACGCCGCCGCGATCGTCGCCGCCAGCGAGTCGGGCCACTCCGCGCTGAAAATGGCCAAGTTCCGCCCCGGTGTCCCCATCATCGCCTCGACGCCCAACGATCGCGTCCGACGGCGACTCGCCCTCTCCTGGGGTATCCACCCGACCTCCACTCCCTACACCACCGAAGGGGCCGACGCCATCATCCAGAACTCTGTCCAGTCGGCGCTCGAAACCGATATCGCGCGAAGCGGTGACACGCTCATCGTCGTGTCGGGCATGATGACCGAACTCGACGGGATCGGAACGTCGAACATGCTCAAGATCCACGTCGCGGCCGAAACCATCGTCTCGGGGACCGCCATCGTCAGCGGCCTCGTCACGGGCGAACTCCACCGCGTCGAGGACGGCGATTTCTCGACCGTGCCCGAGGGAGCGATCGCAGTGATCGCAGAAGAATACGACGGCGAATTGACCGGTGACGCCGAACACGTCCGCGGTATCGTCAGCGGCGAAAGCGACGTGACCAGCAGTCACGGTGCCGTCATGGCACGCGAACTGGATCTCCCGATGATCGGTGAAGCCGATGTCCCCGACGACATCGACGACGGAACCGTCGTCACGCTCGACGCCGAGCGCGCCGTCCTCTACCGCGACGCCGTCGGCGATCGCGACGAATAGCTGTCGGCCGGCGATCGCTCCGGACACGAATCCGATTTCGGCCGAACCCAACCACAACCTCACGGCGACGACGCCTGACGAAGCGCTCGACCTGTACCTGCGAGAACGGAATACTGAACCACTTTGTCGCTGGTGCAACGGGGTAGTCAAATCATCAGTCAGGTATCCGGGAGAATTTATAAGGAACGTACTCACGTCTTGCGAATCCAAAACGACTGTGGGAGAAGTGGGCCGGCGCAGATTCGAACTGCGGTTACGGCCACCCGAAGGCCGAAGGATACCAAGCTACCCCACCGGCCCGCACGTGGACGAAAGAGAGTGGACCCTTTAACGATTGCGAAAAGCCCTCCACGCGGGCCCGTCTTGTCGAGGTATGGGACTCGAACTCGGCTTCGTCACGCAGACGACGATGCACTACACCGACGCGCTCCCGGCCGCGACGGCGATGAACGCCGACTACGTCGAACTGCTGCTCGACGGCCACCACGAACGGTCGACGCTCGATGCGGACGCCATCGCCGAAACCGCCACGGAACACGAACTCGACCTGCTCGTCCACCTCCCGTTCGGCTTCGACGTCGGCTCGCCGTACGAGCACGTCCGCGAGGGGGCGATCCGCGAGCTCTCGGCCGCCCTGGAGACGGCGGCCGCATTCGACGCACGGAAAGCGGTCGTCCACGCGAGCAGCGACGCCTGGAGCCCGGCCTGGGAGGCCGAGTCCGTCCAGGGCACGATCGTCGACGCGCTCGCGGAACTGGAGGTCGTGGCCGGAGAGTACGGGATCGAACTCTGCGTCGAGAACGTCCCCGGTGAGTGGTTCGGCCTCGCGGAGTTCCCTCGACTGTTCGAGGCGACCGACGTCTCGATGACCTTCGACACGGGCCACGCGTACGTCGAGGGCTACGACGCGGCCGAGCAGGCGGCGTTCGTCGCCGAGCACGCCGATCGGATCAGCCACGTCCACGTCAACGACGTTCGCACCCGGACCGACGATCACGTCCCGATCGGCTCGGGCGTGCTCGATTTCGGCCGGATCGTCCGACCGCTGGCGACGGCGACGCTCTCGGCGGAGGTGTTCACCCCCTCCTACGAGTACGTCGCCACGAGCCTGAACAACCTCCGCCGGCAGGTCGAGGCGCTCGACAGTCCATAGGGGTCAATACTGGGTGTAGCCGTCGGTGTCGAGCCAGTTGTGCGCGACGGAAATCGCGTGGTCGGCGTGCAGCGGCCGCGGACCGAGCCGGACTCGGGCGTCGGCCCGTTCGGCGATCAGATCGACCTCCTCGTCGGTGAAATTACGGTGATCCGAGAGGACGAACACCGGGTCCTCCGGGACGGATACCTCGACCGCCGGAGCGCCGCCCTCGTGGAGCTGGACGATCGGCCCCTCACGTGCGAGGCGGTCGAGCGTCGCTTCGAGGTCCATTCGGTAGACCGCGACGCCAGGCGAAGGCTCGGCCGGCTGGTGGCCGATCGCGTCGTCCCGACTGTCCAGTGCCGATCGGAGCAGTGCGGCGATCGAGCGCTCGTCGGGGTGGAGGTTCCTGACAGTCGCGCCGTCGACGCTGACGGTCACGCCGTCGATGACCAGGTGGACTCGGGTGTCCTCGCGGATCCCGTGGCTCTGTAGCAGTGCTGCGTTGAGCGCGCGAGCGAGCAGGTCCATTCGGCCGGCCTCGCTGGCGAGCGCGTCCAGCGGGAAGTCGGCACTCGCGGGCGCGTCGTGGGCGACGACGAGAAACTGACGCATACCCGAACCACGCGTCGGGAGGGTTTTTGGCTGTCGGTCCCGGATACCGCTCGATCGCCGGCCCGGCTTCACCGCGGAATCGCCCGGATCGTCATCGCCTTCAGCGATGCGACGACCGGATCGCCGACGGCCAGATCGAGTAGCTCGAGACTCCGGCAGGTCACGAGCGCCGCCAGCGGTCGTTCCGCACCCACGTCGACGGTGACGGTCGCGACCGCCTCGCCCGCGTCGATATCGGTCACGGTCCCCGAGAGGCGGTTTCGGGCGCTGGTTTCGGCAGCCATCGGTGCGGCGTCCGGCGACTGCAAGGTCACCGCGTCGGCCCTGATCGATACCTGGACTGTCTCGGCGTCGGCCTCGACCAGCGCCCGGAGTTCGCCCGCGTCGGTCTCGACGACGCCGAGTTCGCCAGTCCGCTCGACGACGCGCCCCTCCAGAACGGTCTCGTCGGTCTCGGCGACGCCCGAATACTCCGCTCGCAGGCGATCGAATCGCGCCAGCAGCGTCTCCGCGAGGTCGGTCAACTCGCTGCCGCCGCCGCTGGCCCCGCCGCGCTGGCGATCGAGCAGCGGGCCGAACGCGTCCTCGAGCGTC
This window of the Halapricum desulfuricans genome carries:
- the pyk gene encoding pyruvate kinase encodes the protein MRNAKIVCTLGPASDSLAGITDLAEAGMSVARLNASHGSPEERRETIARVREVDQQVDHPVAVMHDIPGPEVRTADIDEPIHLAADSRVRFYQGDDATPDAVGLSLDISAVEPGDRVLLDDGRIETTVEDVDGSDVYARVENGGDLQARKGVNIPGVELGLPTVTEKDRQELKVAAEEQVDLVAASFVRDGADIREIADTLNEFGADIPIVAKIERAGAVQNLDSIIDEAYGIMVARGDLGVELPLEVVPLYQKRIIRKCNEAGVPVITATEMLDSMVEARRPTRAEASDVANAVLDGTDAVMLSGETAIGDHPARVVDTMASIVEEVEHSEEYETVREQRIPKAEDTRADALAHAARFLAEDVDAAAIVAASESGHSALKMAKFRPGVPIIASTPNDRVRRRLALSWGIHPTSTPYTTEGADAIIQNSVQSALETDIARSGDTLIVVSGMMTELDGIGTSNMLKIHVAAETIVSGTAIVSGLVTGELHRVEDGDFSTVPEGAIAVIAEEYDGELTGDAEHVRGIVSGESDVTSSHGAVMARELDLPMIGEADVPDDIDDGTVVTLDAERAVLYRDAVGDRDE
- a CDS encoding sugar phosphate isomerase/epimerase family protein; its protein translation is MGLELGFVTQTTMHYTDALPAATAMNADYVELLLDGHHERSTLDADAIAETATEHELDLLVHLPFGFDVGSPYEHVREGAIRELSAALETAAAFDARKAVVHASSDAWSPAWEAESVQGTIVDALAELEVVAGEYGIELCVENVPGEWFGLAEFPRLFEATDVSMTFDTGHAYVEGYDAAEQAAFVAEHADRISHVHVNDVRTRTDDHVPIGSGVLDFGRIVRPLATATLSAEVFTPSYEYVATSLNNLRRQVEALDSP
- the trmY gene encoding tRNA (pseudouridine(54)-N(1))-methyltransferase TrmY — protein: MRQFLVVAHDAPASADFPLDALASEAGRMDLLARALNAALLQSHGIREDTRVHLVIDGVTVSVDGATVRNLHPDERSIAALLRSALDSRDDAIGHQPAEPSPGVAVYRMDLEATLDRLAREGPIVQLHEGGAPAVEVSVPEDPVFVLSDHRNFTDEEVDLIAERADARVRLGPRPLHADHAISVAHNWLDTDGYTQY
- a CDS encoding TOBE domain-containing protein; its protein translation is MSRYGGESPSADFAARLYADGVAFEDRDAALLRAVAEAGSLNAAAQSLGRSYSRAHKRLSTLEDAFGPLLDRQRGGASGGGSELTDLAETLLARFDRLRAEYSGVAETDETVLEGRVVERTGELGVVETDAGELRALVEADAETVQVSIRADAVTLQSPDAAPMAAETSARNRLSGTVTDIDAGEAVATVTVDVGAERPLAALVTCRSLELLDLAVGDPVVASLKAMTIRAIPR